The following are encoded together in the Salvia hispanica cultivar TCC Black 2014 chromosome 6, UniMelb_Shisp_WGS_1.0, whole genome shotgun sequence genome:
- the LOC125194008 gene encoding serine/threonine-protein phosphatase 6 regulatory subunit 3-like → MNYIQAHQDIIKRLVDLIGITSIMEVLIRLIGADEHIYTNCADSMQWLEDMNVLEMIVDKFSSSDSPEVHANAAETLCAITRYAPPGLASKISSPSFIERLFRHALEDSRPKSVLVNLLSVCISLLDSKRLTSGTYYMYTRQMTQGSGTTASPETVRSMLDGLGDLLKLLDISWEERVLLTTYGKLQPPLGKHRLKIIEFISVLVAVSNEVAEKELIRLGAVKHILKLFFEYPYNNFLHSNVEHIILSCIESKNPQFVEHLLHECNLVGKILEVERNFTLTVDSSKPTVSAEGRTPPMVGNIGHLTRIANKLVQLGDSNSDIQTFLQGNSDWVDWQTNVLLKRNAVENVSQWACGRPTTLLDQNRDSDDDDYQDRDYDVAALANNLSQAFRYGIYSNDDTEAHGSVERDDEDVYFDDESAEVVISSLRLGDDHQESGSLFTNSNWFAFEDGRIADEHGDAPVASSSPNTEGHVGVGGVVVEEDEALADTAASEPSEQKPNVADDIPTKLLEGSSESETSSSDKPEWVEWRESSDSFENPTPSNTANTSDADQLPSLPNGELQVELEDQPDNKTAPSPASTDESTDTGESPNDAKDCAASPSDSTQAAEENRTIEQDDDTSGPTEQEKDN, encoded by the exons ATGAACTACATACAA GCTCATCAGGATATCATTAAAAGGCTGGTTGACCTAATTGGTATTACATCTATAATGGAG GTTTTAATACGTCTAATCGGCGCGGATGAACATATTTACACCAATTGTGCGGACTCTATGCAGTGGTTGGAAGATATGAATGTGCTGGAAATGATTGTTGACAAATTTAGTTCATCT GATTCCCCCGAAGTACATGCTAATGCAGCAGAAACACTTTGTGCAATCACTCGTTATGCTCCACCAGGACTAGCTTCAAAAATCTCCAGCCCGAG TTTCATTGAAAGACTGTTCCGGCATGCTCTGGAAGACTCGCGCCCAAAATCTGTTTTGGTTAACTTGTTGTCTGTCTGTATATCGTTGCTAGACTCCAAGAGGTTAACTTCAGGAACATATTACATGTATACCCGTCAAATGACACAAGGATCAGGAACTACTGCTAGCCCTGAGACTGTCAGAAGCATGCTAGATGGACTAG GTGATTTGCTCAAGCTTTTGGATATTTCATGGGAAGAGCGTGTCTTGCTTACTACTTATGGCAAATTGCAACCCCCTCTAGGAAAGCATCGTTTGAAG ATTATTGAGTTCATCTCAGTCTTGGTCGCTGTCAGCAATGAAGTTGCAGAAAAGGAATTAATTCGCCTGGGTGCTGTGAAGCATATTCTAAAATTGTTTTTCGA gTATCCATACAATAATTTCTTACATTCTAATGTGGAACACATCATACTATCTTGTATTGAGAGTAAGAACCCTCAGTTTGTGGAACATCTGCTTCACGAATGCAATCTTGTTGGGAAGATTCTTGAAGTTGAAAGAAACTTCACTTTGACTGTTGATTCGAGCAAG CCTACTGTATCCGCAGAGGGAAGAACACCACCCATGGTAGGGAATATTGGTCACCTAACCCGTATTGCTAACAAGCTTGTGCAATTGGGGGATAGCAACAGTGACATACAGACATTTCTACAG GGAAATAGTGATTGGGTTGATTGGCAAACAAATGTCCTGCTTAAGCGCAATGCTGTGGAGAATGTCTCACAGTGGGCATGCGG GAGGCCCACTACACTCCTGGATCAGAATAGAGatagtgatgatgatgattacCAAGATAGGGATTATGATGTTGCGGCATTGGCGAATAACTTGAGCCAGGCCTTCCGATATGGGATATACAGTAATGATGATACCGAG GCTCATGGTTCTGTGGAACGGGATGATGAG GATGTTTACTTTGATGATGAATCTGCTGAAGTAGTCATTTCTTCACTCAGGTTGGGTGATGATCACCAGGAAAg TGGATCCCTCTTTACAAACTCAAATTGGTTTGCATTTGAAGATGGAAGAATCGCTGATGAACACGGCGATGCTCCTGTTGCTTCTTCATCCCCCAACACCGAAGGCCATGTTGGTGTTGGAGGTGTCGTTGTCGAGGAAGATGAGGCCTTAGCTGATACTGCCGCATCTGAACCTTCCGAGCAGAAACCAAATGTTGCTGATGACATACCTACTAAATTGCTGGAGGGCTCCAGTGAAAGTGAGACAAGTTCCTCCGACAAACCCGAGTGGGTCGAGTGGAGGGAAAGTTCAGATTCTTTTGAAAACCCTACGCCATCAAATACTGCAAACACATCTGATGCAGACCAACTCCCATCTTTACCCAATGGCGAGCTGCAGGTAGAATTAGAGGACCAACCCGACAACAAAACGGCTCCTTCCCCAGCCTCCACCGATGAGTCTACAGATACTGGAGAATCCCCTAATGATGCAAAAGACTGTGCTGCCAGTCCTTCAGATTCTACACAAGCGGCTGAAGAGAACCGAACTATTGAACAGGACGACGACACATCTGGACCCACAGAACAGGAAAAGGATAACTAA
- the LOC125194016 gene encoding kxDL motif-containing protein 1-like: MADSEKVKESMESASSEISREFRTLTDSRDLDSIKQAQNLILGRLQDSNAVLSHFNEYSENCFMEVHADFAKNTRLLRSMKSDLDYIFQKLRSLKNKIAGTYPDAFPDTSEIEALDQRPDLELPKDS, translated from the exons ATGGCGGATTCAGAAAAGGTGAAGGAGTCGATGGAATCAGCATCCAGCGAAATTTCGAGAGAATTCAGAACCCTGACTGATTCGCGAGATTTGGATTCGATCAAACAAGCGCAAAATCTCAT ATTGGGGAGATTGCAGGACAGCAATGCAGTGCTGTCTCACTTCAACGAGTACTCGGAGAATTGCTTCATGGAAGTGCACGCTGATTTTGCGAAGAACACGCGCCTCTTGCGGTCCATGAAATCGGACCTGGATTACATCTTTCAGAAGCTCAG GAGCCTTAAGAACAAGATTGCTGGAACCTATCCGGATGCTTTTCCTGATACCTCAGAAATCGAAGCTCTCGATCAAAGACCGGACCTGGAGTTGCCCAAGGACAGCTAG
- the LOC125195473 gene encoding uncharacterized protein LOC125195473: protein MASSRAGGSGGGASDSDSDSDSENELNREDTSISDREDAPGKPGHTPLLKSTAAIRQLAYGGLADMFDEYLHIGESSAIECLQNFCAGIRAIFEDCYLRSPSPENCQQLINMHGSVHGFPGMLGSKDCMHLEWKNCPAAWKGMHTSGFKAKHHTMILEATIKHAIGQKKSYFASRQEAAHKDVERAFGVLQSRWAMVKGPSRMWYIPNIDDIMYACIILHNMIVESEGDELTQWTNEDDTGVGPSHVVASANVNMGVPHGEVERLRAFADMRLPGEVLVPTVFSD, encoded by the exons ATGGCTAGTAGTCGTGCGGGTGGTAGTGGCGGGGgcgctagtgatagtgatagtgatagtgatagtgAGAATGAATTGAAT AGAGAAGATACGAGTATTTCGGACAGGGAGGATGCGCCTGGCAAACCCGGACACACGCCCTTACTGAAGTCCACTGCCGCAATCAGGCAATTGGCGTACGGAGGCCTggccgacatgttcgacgagtacctccacattggCGAGTCGTCAGCCATCGAGTGTCTGCAGAACTTTTGCGCGGGCATTAGAGCGATATTCGAGGATTGCTATCTTCGGAGTCCGAGCCCCGAAAACTGCCAGCAGCTGATAAATATGCACGGGTCGGTGCACGGGTTCCCTGGGATGTTGGGCAGCAAAGATTGTATGCATttggagtggaagaactgccccGCCGCCTGGAAGGGGATGCACACTTCCGGCTTCAAAGCCAAGCATCAcacgatgatccttgaagct acgatcaagcATGCGATCGGACAAAAGAAGTCCTACTTTGCGAGCCGTCAGGAGGCAGCGCACAAAGATGTTGAGcgggcatttggtgtgcttCAGAGTCGATGGGCGATGGTGAAGGGTCCTTCACGGATGTGGTATATTCCCAACATCGACGACATCATGTACGCATGTATCATTTtacacaacatgattgtcgaaagtGAAGGTGACGAACTGACTCAGTGGACCAACGAAGATGATACGGGTGTCGGTCCAAGCCACGTCGTGGCCAGCGCGAATGTGAACATGGGGGTACCTCATGGAGAGGTTGAGCGGTTGCGcgcatttgccgacatgcg ATTGCCTGGAGAAGTGCTGGTTCCAACTGTTTTTTCTGATTAA